The following proteins are co-located in the Mesorhizobium australicum WSM2073 genome:
- a CDS encoding FAD-binding oxidoreductase: MAEEQKGLRLSRRLLLGAAVFGGAVLWGGTTVARLARGPSGPKNSGRIADVDGIALPLKPIGSPPAFDPSLPWLAKGGDINDASGLSRTPIYGVVEVSEEEHIAKALAFARANGLKVSLAAIRHSMGGHAFDDNALVLDMRKFNKVTVDAAAKTMTLQPGACWHDIQTMLHPRFAVKAMQSTDIFSVGGSLSVNAHGMDHQAGSVAGSIRSMRVMLADGSVTICSPTENIELFRHVVGGYGLFGVVLEATLDIVDNAVYRTSREIIKSDDFPKFFAEVLEPNKDIGLFYGHLSTAPGNFLEDMIVYRYDRVAEQPPADQPALGEPDGVGLKRVIMNMAKWGSAFQELKWFTEKTLEPKFESCTVPRSSALAQGEACLVTRNNPMHDSVPYLFNDLVNETDILHEYFIPRASYNPFIAEAREILRNQDLPVLNASVRIVHKEDVALTYAPEPAYSLVLYINQPADADGNARMRALTRALIDVTIKHGGRFFLPYQLHYTAKELLASYPELPAFLTAKRHYDPAELFSSTFYRAIKALSGTV, encoded by the coding sequence ATGGCCGAGGAACAAAAGGGATTGCGCCTGTCGCGGCGGCTGCTGCTGGGGGCGGCTGTTTTTGGCGGCGCCGTGCTGTGGGGCGGCACCACCGTGGCGCGGCTGGCGCGAGGCCCGTCAGGGCCGAAGAACAGCGGACGCATCGCCGATGTAGACGGCATCGCACTGCCGCTGAAGCCGATCGGGAGCCCGCCCGCCTTCGATCCGTCGCTGCCCTGGCTGGCCAAGGGCGGCGACATCAACGATGCCAGCGGTCTGTCGAGGACGCCGATCTATGGCGTCGTCGAGGTCAGCGAGGAAGAGCATATCGCCAAGGCGCTCGCCTTCGCGCGCGCCAACGGGCTGAAAGTGTCGCTGGCGGCCATCCGCCATTCGATGGGCGGGCATGCTTTCGACGACAATGCGCTGGTCCTGGATATGAGAAAGTTCAACAAGGTTACGGTGGACGCCGCGGCCAAGACCATGACCTTGCAGCCGGGCGCGTGCTGGCACGACATCCAGACCATGCTGCATCCGCGCTTCGCGGTGAAGGCGATGCAGTCGACCGATATCTTTTCAGTCGGCGGCTCGCTGTCGGTGAACGCGCATGGCATGGACCATCAGGCGGGCTCGGTAGCCGGCTCCATCCGCTCGATGCGGGTGATGCTGGCGGACGGGTCGGTGACCATCTGCTCGCCAACCGAAAACATCGAGCTGTTCCGACATGTCGTCGGCGGCTACGGTCTGTTCGGCGTGGTGCTGGAGGCGACGCTCGATATCGTCGACAATGCCGTCTACCGCACCTCGCGCGAGATCATCAAATCCGACGATTTCCCGAAATTCTTCGCCGAGGTGCTGGAGCCGAACAAGGACATTGGCCTGTTCTACGGGCACCTGTCGACGGCGCCGGGCAATTTCCTCGAGGACATGATCGTCTACCGCTACGATAGAGTGGCGGAGCAGCCGCCGGCCGACCAGCCGGCGCTTGGCGAACCCGATGGCGTCGGCCTGAAGCGGGTGATCATGAACATGGCCAAATGGGGCAGCGCGTTCCAGGAACTGAAATGGTTCACCGAAAAGACGCTGGAGCCGAAATTCGAGAGTTGTACGGTGCCGCGTAGCTCGGCGCTTGCCCAGGGCGAGGCCTGTCTCGTCACCCGCAACAACCCGATGCACGATTCGGTGCCGTATCTGTTCAACGACCTCGTGAATGAGACCGACATACTGCACGAATATTTTATTCCACGCGCGAGCTATAATCCATTCATCGCGGAAGCGCGCGAGATCCTGCGCAACCAGGATCTGCCGGTGCTCAACGCCTCGGTGCGCATCGTCCACAAGGAGGACGTGGCGCTGACCTACGCGCCGGAGCCGGCCTATTCGCTGGTGCTCTACATCAACCAGCCGGCCGATGCCGATGGCAATGCCAGGATGCGGGCGCTGACGCGGGCGCTGATCGACGTGACGATCAAGCATGGCGGGCGCTTCTTCCTGCCCTACCAGCTGCACTACACGGCCAAGGAATTGCTGGCGTCCTATCCCGAACTGCCGGCCTTCCTGACGGCAAAGCGGCACTATGACCCGGCGGAATTGTTTTCCTCGACCTTCTACCGTGCCATCAAGGCGCTGAGCGGGACGGTGTAG
- a CDS encoding DUF1344 domain-containing protein — MKKTLATTAALLAFLGTAYAATVQGTIQAVDPTTKSVTLDDGKIYQLSPDASVGKLKVGAKVAVTVDDKTGMVTSIKKAS; from the coding sequence ATGAAGAAGACCCTCGCAACCACCGCCGCTTTGCTCGCCTTCCTCGGCACGGCCTATGCCGCGACCGTTCAGGGCACCATCCAGGCGGTCGATCCGACAACCAAGTCGGTCACCCTCGACGACGGCAAGATCTACCAGTTGTCGCCCGATGCGTCGGTCGGGAAACTGAAGGTCGGCGCCAAGGTGGCGGTGACCGTCGACGACAAGACCGGCATGGTGACGTCGATCAAGAAGGCCTCATAG
- a CDS encoding YegJ family protein, producing the protein MKLAVRSMMSLMMLACAPGSAGAQAAIPNDDKALMFATDDPEMATATAKALASLDEFLALAGTPPSGTDRFKLKVEVRDGDISEHFWVIPFQRTETGFVGILANEPAAVRNVVLGQEIEFTRDDISDWGYRHDGRQVGSFTVCVMFKRMSKEEADYLRDKSGYDC; encoded by the coding sequence ATGAAGCTTGCAGTCCGGTCCATGATGTCCTTGATGATGTTGGCGTGTGCTCCGGGATCGGCCGGCGCGCAAGCCGCGATTCCGAACGATGACAAAGCGCTTATGTTTGCTACGGACGACCCCGAGATGGCGACGGCGACTGCAAAGGCTCTTGCCAGCCTGGATGAGTTCCTGGCCCTGGCCGGAACGCCGCCCTCTGGGACGGACAGGTTCAAATTGAAGGTCGAGGTGCGCGATGGGGATATCAGCGAGCACTTCTGGGTCATCCCGTTCCAGCGTACCGAAACGGGGTTCGTCGGCATATTGGCAAACGAACCGGCAGCTGTGCGCAATGTCGTCCTCGGCCAGGAGATAGAATTCACCAGGGACGATATTTCGGACTGGGGATATAGACACGACGGGCGGCAAGTAGGGAGCTTCACCGTGTGTGTGATGTTCAAGAGGATGTCGAAGGAAGAAGCGGACTACCTGCGCGACAAATCCGGTTACGATTGTTGA
- a CDS encoding DUF2778 domain-containing protein has product MALLSRKIVGDRRCSGETAFEAPRASSFTPERVVRWIAVPGVSAAVGLWLIGTMAGLSSVGASLSVTSVGLPQTLSMPGTLALADPLKQHFLSSSAPFMTANAHGGAQALHDHAVQCGASCFKLAAITSKAEKSGRLVAQAKPTPAKSKSQQRFELMEASLSPTKLAAAFAGAGKPATAASTHPVISSATPRITEASLVPSVQVMASLSNDMPAPAAERFARAETGSVVQTAPAPMGFAQSETPDNAQLALALVESMPVEDEAFASPLPMTESSADVAVAPVETQQEQPGDAASLPDALTDDVPLPTRRPQYDAPRQPRIVEEDKPAAQPRTLEQKPAPQPKPVQQARQPARQGRTRDGGDVLAYAKPDTPSGGLGQAFRNLFNGPSAGSGAGHGVAVYDISAKTVYMPDGQRLEAHSGLGAMVDQPRYVHVKDRGPTPPNTYNLSLRESRFHGVEAIRLTPTSGGNKYNRNGLLAHTYMLRGGRAESNGCVVFRDYSRFLAAFKKGKVTRLVVVDRLNGSATRVASNGSGA; this is encoded by the coding sequence ATGGCGTTGTTGAGTCGTAAAATTGTCGGGGACAGGCGTTGCAGCGGCGAGACCGCCTTCGAAGCGCCACGTGCCTCATCCTTCACCCCTGAACGGGTTGTCCGCTGGATTGCGGTGCCGGGCGTCAGCGCCGCCGTCGGCCTATGGCTGATCGGCACCATGGCCGGCCTTAGCTCTGTCGGTGCCTCGCTTTCGGTCACGTCGGTCGGCCTGCCGCAGACGCTGTCCATGCCGGGCACGCTCGCTCTCGCCGATCCGCTGAAGCAGCATTTCCTCAGCTCTTCGGCGCCCTTCATGACAGCCAATGCGCATGGCGGCGCGCAGGCGCTGCACGACCATGCCGTACAGTGCGGTGCCAGTTGCTTCAAGCTGGCCGCGATAACCTCCAAGGCGGAGAAATCCGGGCGCCTGGTGGCGCAGGCCAAGCCAACGCCGGCGAAGTCGAAATCGCAGCAGCGCTTCGAACTGATGGAAGCGTCGCTGTCGCCGACAAAGCTCGCCGCTGCCTTCGCCGGCGCGGGAAAGCCTGCGACCGCGGCCAGCACCCATCCAGTGATTTCCAGCGCCACTCCACGGATCACCGAGGCGTCCCTCGTGCCGTCCGTCCAGGTCATGGCCAGCCTGTCCAACGACATGCCGGCTCCGGCGGCGGAACGCTTCGCCCGCGCCGAAACGGGTTCCGTCGTGCAGACCGCGCCGGCGCCGATGGGCTTTGCCCAGTCGGAAACGCCCGACAACGCGCAGCTGGCGCTTGCCCTGGTCGAGTCGATGCCGGTCGAGGACGAAGCTTTCGCCTCGCCGCTGCCGATGACCGAATCCTCCGCCGATGTCGCGGTGGCGCCTGTCGAGACCCAGCAGGAACAGCCGGGCGACGCCGCTTCGCTGCCGGATGCGCTCACCGACGACGTGCCGCTGCCGACCCGCCGCCCGCAATATGACGCGCCGCGGCAACCCCGGATCGTGGAAGAGGACAAGCCGGCCGCACAGCCCAGGACCTTGGAGCAGAAGCCGGCGCCCCAGCCGAAGCCCGTCCAGCAAGCCAGGCAGCCGGCCCGGCAAGGCCGGACCCGTGATGGTGGCGACGTGCTGGCCTATGCCAAGCCGGACACGCCTTCGGGCGGCCTCGGCCAGGCGTTCAGGAACCTGTTCAACGGCCCGAGCGCCGGAAGCGGCGCCGGCCATGGCGTCGCCGTCTACGACATCAGTGCCAAGACCGTCTACATGCCCGACGGCCAGCGGCTCGAGGCGCATTCCGGCCTCGGCGCAATGGTCGACCAGCCGCGCTATGTCCACGTCAAGGACCGTGGCCCGACGCCGCCCAACACCTACAATCTGTCGCTGCGCGAATCCCGCTTCCACGGCGTCGAGGCGATCCGCCTGACCCCGACGAGCGGCGGCAACAAATACAACCGCAACGGCCTGCTCGCGCATACCTACATGCTGCGGGGCGGTCGCGCCGAATCCAATGGCTGCGTCGTCTTCAGGGACTATTCCCGCTTCCTCGCCGCCTTC
- a CDS encoding CapA family protein, whose translation MRRAVSNYPLSYELSWLPRFLKPSLGGDVTGFAPAAGTLMDPLPRQMVRLAFIGDISAVANRSAPDCDPAIKALLGTADLVIGNCESPVVDRPSAVLGTKLGTHHAMSERFLAEALAAVGIRREKLVLSLANNHVFDQGVAGFDATVAALKRLGVGTIGLVAKGPVERFAAGPLALGFAAFTLWRNADERLFADRVSMEGDPARWPREASAGVDLLCAVPHWDWEFRHFPRAATRALARRLSGQGVGLIAGHHAHVVQPVERIGGTVIAYGLGDFLGTAFARQPWPGRIGGIFIVDVSADAETRGAVASYWFHPFVRLRAGDHERLLPVEALDEPMRQKIEGRLDAIFPASLVDASP comes from the coding sequence ATGAGGCGTGCCGTGTCGAACTATCCGCTCTCCTACGAACTGTCCTGGCTGCCGCGTTTCCTGAAACCGTCGCTCGGCGGTGACGTCACCGGATTTGCGCCGGCGGCCGGGACGCTGATGGACCCGCTACCGAGACAGATGGTGCGGCTGGCCTTCATCGGCGACATCTCGGCGGTAGCCAACCGGAGCGCGCCGGACTGCGATCCGGCGATCAAGGCGCTGCTGGGCACGGCCGACCTGGTGATCGGCAATTGCGAAAGCCCTGTCGTCGACAGGCCGAGCGCCGTGCTGGGGACAAAGCTCGGTACGCATCATGCGATGAGCGAACGCTTTCTGGCCGAGGCACTCGCGGCGGTTGGCATCAGGCGCGAAAAACTGGTCCTGTCGCTGGCCAACAATCATGTGTTCGACCAGGGCGTCGCCGGTTTCGACGCGACGGTCGCGGCGTTGAAGCGGCTCGGTGTCGGCACCATCGGCCTCGTCGCCAAGGGTCCGGTCGAACGCTTCGCTGCCGGGCCGCTCGCTCTCGGCTTCGCCGCTTTCACGCTCTGGCGCAACGCCGACGAGAGACTGTTTGCCGACCGCGTCTCGATGGAAGGCGATCCGGCGCGCTGGCCGCGCGAGGCTAGTGCTGGGGTCGATCTCCTCTGTGCCGTGCCGCACTGGGATTGGGAGTTCCGGCATTTTCCGCGCGCCGCAACCCGGGCACTGGCGCGGAGGCTGTCCGGACAGGGCGTCGGTCTGATCGCCGGCCATCACGCGCATGTCGTTCAGCCGGTGGAGCGGATCGGCGGGACGGTGATTGCCTATGGACTCGGGGATTTCCTCGGCACCGCTTTTGCCCGCCAGCCGTGGCCGGGGCGGATTGGTGGGATTTTCATCGTGGACGTCAGCGCCGATGCGGAGACGCGCGGCGCTGTCGCGTCCTACTGGTTTCATCCCTTTGTGCGCTTGCGTGCGGGAGACCACGAACGGCTGCTGCCGGTCGAGGCATTGGACGAGCCCATGCGGCAAAAAATCGAGGGCCGCCTGGACGCGATCTTTCCTGCTTCCCTTGTGGACGCGTCGCCCTGA
- a CDS encoding DUF3137 domain-containing protein — translation METADFMPGAAAIAAIKKDIEVYEAKRASVARAAKWRAPLFVGLVVVFVALIAWLFNKVADPNEQWFSTPHVFLYVVGFVVAVVLYFRAIRPAARLQQSFRQTLMPIIFGFIGDMRYQHDVTPHSFDRLPRETVGGFTMSRFDDIISGRYDGFAFELYEADLWDGGATKNKATTFKGVVVAFETIEPFPGILVAARRASGVIGFFRGMFAPRMQELPSGVPELDAAYEFRTNNVEAARPLVTGRLAQALKWLGETWPDEPARVALNGSDGFLLLPQPKNFFELPDISVPLDYASHVAPMISDLGAMLATAALVRKIGAS, via the coding sequence ATGGAGACAGCGGATTTCATGCCGGGCGCGGCTGCTATCGCAGCCATTAAGAAAGACATCGAGGTCTACGAAGCGAAAAGGGCCTCGGTGGCACGCGCGGCCAAGTGGCGCGCACCGTTGTTCGTTGGCCTGGTGGTCGTCTTCGTGGCGCTCATTGCGTGGCTGTTCAACAAGGTCGCCGATCCCAACGAGCAATGGTTCTCAACGCCGCACGTATTTCTGTACGTGGTCGGCTTCGTGGTGGCGGTCGTGCTTTATTTCCGGGCGATCAGGCCGGCGGCGAGGCTGCAGCAATCGTTTCGCCAGACGCTGATGCCGATCATCTTCGGCTTCATTGGGGATATGCGCTACCAGCATGACGTGACGCCGCATTCTTTTGACCGATTGCCGCGCGAGACCGTCGGCGGTTTCACCATGAGCCGCTTCGACGATATCATCTCCGGACGATATGACGGATTTGCGTTCGAACTGTACGAAGCCGACCTATGGGACGGGGGCGCCACCAAGAACAAGGCCACCACATTCAAGGGCGTCGTCGTCGCCTTCGAAACCATCGAGCCGTTTCCAGGAATACTGGTCGCGGCGCGACGTGCCAGTGGCGTGATCGGCTTTTTCCGCGGCATGTTCGCGCCCAGGATGCAGGAACTGCCGTCCGGCGTGCCGGAGCTCGACGCCGCCTACGAGTTCCGCACCAACAATGTCGAGGCGGCGCGGCCGCTGGTGACCGGCCGGCTGGCGCAAGCGCTGAAATGGCTCGGCGAAACCTGGCCGGACGAGCCCGCGCGCGTCGCGCTCAACGGCAGCGATGGTTTTCTGCTCCTGCCGCAGCCGAAGAATTTTTTCGAGCTACCTGATATTTCGGTGCCGCTCGACTACGCCAGCCATGTCGCACCGATGATTTCGGACCTGGGTGCCATGCTGGCGACCGCGGCACTGGTGCGCAAGATCGGCGCAAGCTAG